Part of the Ornithodoros turicata isolate Travis chromosome 6, ASM3712646v1, whole genome shotgun sequence genome, GCGGTTATGCTGATCTATGTTTCTTTTCCAGCCCGCAGTATTCGTCCGCTTTGTTTTTCAAATACAACACACAACTGGGGCCACCGTTTCGGGTGCTGGTGGAtacaaatttcgtcaacttttccGTCAAGAACAAGTTGGATGTGATCCAGTCCATGATGGATTGCTTGTATGCCAAATGTGAGAGCGGCAAACACTAACGAAactttatatttttttaaacactgtaccttttcttttttcaggcaTTCCCTACGTCACTGACTGTGTAATCGGAGAGCTGGAAAGGCTTGGCGCCAAGTACAGAGTTGCTCTcaggtaaaaaaataaaaaagaaacacgacAAGATATGAACACGTTGGGAAGTGGCTTTTTTGCCGACTGCCATGTTTCTACGATAAGATATGTTGACAGAAAGAAACACCAACTATCTAGATACACTTTGAGGGAGAGGCCTCAGGTCAGGAGGTGTCAGAGGACTTTTTCCTTGACACCATAAGCTATGGTTTGAAATGGTTTTATTAAAATCATATCTTATTGATTGCAACATCAATAAAAGTTGTACAAAAAGCTATGGTAATGTAGTTAACACCTCAATAAGGTATGGTTCGAAATTATTTCTGAGAGACACAGGGTATGTTAGGTGACATCTTCCTTTCTTATGTCGAGATGTTACTACATTACTATAATTTTCAACTTTTATTGATATTGCCATCAGTAAAGTATAATTTTAATCAAATAAACTTTTATTGGTATTGATGACATGACAGATACCTGAACTTTCATGGCATGGAACAGTCGTGTTATTGTATGAATTGACCTTGCATCAGAGCTTGTCACGTAGGTGTGTTCAAGGGTGTATGTATCACCGAGCAAAACACAGAAAAatttttcccattcacacaTTCAAATTTTTTTCCCTCCATACTCTACGTGCAATACAATGCGTGCCTCTTTATAATGATGGGAATAGTATttaaaattttttaaaaatttttttCACGGTGTGACACAAGCTTAAGTGTGCCCGAATTGTGTAAACTGTGTTTCATTTGCCTTGAGAAAAGAGTGAAATGGTGTGCTCTCTTACAGAATCGCGAAAGATCCTCGGTTTGTCCGGTTGCCGTGCATGCATAAAGGGATATACGCCGATGACTGCCTCGTGGATAGAGTGACTCAGGTAAACACGCAGCATGATTGTTGATGTAATTACATTCCACATTCGTGCTGTGCATATCTGAACACAAAAATGCAAACCAAGCCAATCTGCTGTATTGATAGCAAAAGAACTGTTTTGCAGCACAAATGCTACATTGTTGCGACCTGCGATAAAGATCTGAAGAGGAGGATACGGAAAATCCCCGGAGTTCCCATTATGTACATTTACCAAAAGAGGTGAGCATTATAAGGCATCAAGCCTCGGTATTGATGGCTCTTGAGGAGCTCAGTTGCCCGTTATCTTCTGGGTAGAAAAATGTGTGTGTTCCATTACGAATATGTTAAGGAGTTTTTCTGTCAGATCTATATACGCTTTCTATATATAGCCTATATAAGTTATATGTACTACGTGTATATCCTTCTGCTTAATGCAGCTCTACCGCAATACGCAGCACCAAATTGCCCGGACAAAAGCGCAAGTTTTTGCTAATTTAATTCTTTTAATCTGCAGGTACTCTATTGAAAGGATGCCCGATGCGTACGGAGCACCGCGTGTGTAGTTTCCGCGGAGGAATAAACTTGCGTTTGTCACCAATGAGGAGGTTCTGCTGATGATTTGAGACTATGATCGTGCCTTTCCATTTATTGCTCCTTATCGCtacagtattttgtactcaACCTTACGTCAAGATTTTCGTACGAGCAATGACCCACGGGACGTGTGTTTTGCAAAAGTTGTAAAATGATTACCATCATCATTCCACACTGGAGCTGCaccgttgctgtcgtctgctatggcaGTGTGCCTGCTTCTGCCATTCAAATTTCAACCGTCTAAATCACGAAGATCCAGCAGGATTTATCAGAAATGAAACAAATTATCTAGGCAGTGGATGGGTGGCTATACCTATAAGAAAAAGCACATTCAAGAATGTTCACAATATTGATTACCGTTTTTGAGCTCTGACCAGGTTTCACACGAAGAGGAGACTATATTAATTTCGCTTCAAAAGCATTATCATTCACAAATCTTTATTTCACCATCATGGTTATCATCCACAAACCACTTCTTCGAGGGGCTGTCGGCCAGCCCGGCCTCCGTTCCCTCGACCCCACCAGGCGGCGGCGgctcttgtttctttgttgttgttttttgttaaAAACCTAAAGGTCTTCTTCGGGGCCTCCTGCGCACAACACTCTCTCCGCAACTTCTctgacacaagaaaaaaaaaaagtatctaaACATTCAAAAATGACTACATACAGTACTGTACAGGCAAATGAGTAGTTGTTGGTAGGTAGTTTTTCTTCCTGTTGTCTTgccccttcctcctctcccccacAAAAAGAGGAAGATCTCCGAAAagggagggaaaaaaaaatcccgttTGTACACCACCACAATAAATAATCCTAGGACAGGGTGGAGGAGCCTCTCTTTCTCACTGCGTGTCGCGGTCTTTTGCGCCCTCGATGTCACACCCTCGCCCAGTTAGCTGCTCCACTCGCCCCGCATCACCCCAATGCTGGGGCGCTGAGGACCGATCCTTGTACAGTTGATCGTTTTCCTGCTCCCTCGGCTAGCGTTTCCGCCGCGGATACGAATGCCCAGCTACTTTCTTCACGAGACGGACCCACCAGAAAAAATACACGCCGCTGTAGTCACACGTCGTTCAAGTAAGGGCTCGTGTAAGTACTACGCTTTCGTAAGTTTGGTAACTTTGTACGAAAACTCTGAACACGAGAGCCGTTGCTCCCCTCGTGTTGTTCTCGGCGATACATTTACATCGGCAGATTTACGGTTACATCGGTAGATTTATTAGTCAATTTTTTTTCGGTCTGCATCTCTGCCCATTTCGTActttaacaaaaactaatttgtacaAGTTCCAAATGTTAGGACTCGATttggatatttaaaaaaatgttccCAATTTCTGTCGCCGCAGACCTAGTACACGAGACTAACGTTCTTTCACAGCAGAAGCAGTGTTACGGGATTCCTATTAAGCAAAGGTAACCGTTCTGTCTGACGCAGCCAAATTTTGAAATGTACGTACGTACGCCCTCGTAAAATTCCCCCGTGCAAATATTGCACACCACGGAAACGTTCCTTCGCAGCAACGTGCTGCTGACTCACACTTCGACTTCAAACACTGTTTTTGCCACCTGCTTTATAAACTTTAAAAACTAATTTTAAGAGCAAAAAtaaagacaaggaaaaaaaaagcagtacaaGAGGGAGACCTTCCACGCTCTGGTGCATGCAACTGTCTCACTACCGGCGTGGACCTGGCCGAAAATCGGCGGAACGTCGGCATACCAACGAAAGAGCAGCTCCTTCCGCCAACGTGGGAAGGTTTGCCGGAAACGAGGAtgggggtgggtgggtgggggggtGAAGAAGTCGCGAGGGGGCAGGGAAAACAAAAGAATTGTGTAGAGCAGTCACAGAGGGAAAGTGTCTtctgctctctctctccctccctcacTTTTAAAAACAAGCTAAAACTGGACCAAGACGCACTGTCCACGATGGCGAGACTGCTGGCGGGGAAGGGCGGCGCCCACTTTTCCTCCTGAGCGTTTGCGGCAGACAACACAAAACTATCCGCTACCGTTTCCTACAGACTGGGAGAAGAAAGGCGGGGGGTGCAGAGACGTCCTCCACGTGGTGGCGCTCCTGTCCTCTCGTTGGGGGCGGGGTTTGTGttcacctcctcctcctcctctcggTTTGCTGTTTAcctgtatctctctctctctctctccgggTGGCCGAAATAATAAGTTAGTTGGAGGGGCAGCCGTCGCCTGCTCAGACGAACACCTTTGCGAGGGCGTCCGCCCCTGCGCTGGCAATGTACGGTTTCGACGGATGGAAGGCCACGTCAAAGATTGCCTCGTCGAACTTCTTCCGGTGAGAGGTGATCTCCTGGACACAGGTCTTGTTGTCCAGGTTCCAGAGCCGGATCGAACAGTCGTGGCCTGTGGAATATAGGGCAGGGTTAGTCGCGAGTtcgggccttttttttttttttttcctcggaTGGGAGGTGTCTGTAATCCGCACCAAGTTTCTTGGAAGATTTCAAAAAGCTAACTGCCCCAGAAAACTGGGACATGCAGGATTTCGTGAAACCCGGTAAAACCTGTTTGTACGCTCCGGTTTGCATCGGCATCACATCGGGAAAAGATTGGCAGACCCCCGGAGAAGCAACCTTGCTGAAGCGCAAATGCTGCTGCAAAGCAAGCTTGCTGAAGCGCACCACTTGTATGTGCTCGGGTAAGCGTTAAATGCTTTGTACTTGGCGCTGCTCCTAGCCGCCTCGTGTGTTCTTTTCTAGAGCTGTgcaaatagcaaaatttccactGCGAATCGAATCAAAATAATTTCAAGGCCCAGTTCGaataatttcgaatacctcatggtgaaatattttgtggtggtgtgctcattcgatgatgttctgctccaaacttgtgagccttttcactctgcataacatatcgtgagggaagggtccctctgtgttgtgtatggtagactgcattagtgggatgaactgcattgaggGTTAGTCAACATgatccatgcagcctgctttgtgtgcgtCTCCTCATTTCTCTGTTTACATcgtgaatttcctgtactttttttttagaaactgcccATATTTCGATCTcttactgaacataactctgaaagttgggagtacatttactggagcatgcagtgcccagagtacagtgttgaccgtgaggtcacagaagttgtggactttagtgacagaaTACTGTAAGCAGTGTAAAGCACGCTTCGCATAACACTCGAGCGTAATGAtgcgaagccgacttgcagaacgGAGCCAAAAAAACAATGGAGGTAACGTGAaatgggcttcacctaacattTGGATGCaatgaggcgaagcccacttgcagtATGGATACCGATAGAGATAACCTCGCTTCAGTACTATTAGAAAAATATTTGAAAATTTCGAACAGCGAAAATAGGTTGCAAATAGCATTTGAATAGCATCacatattcgattcgtattggaaatttcgaatattcacaCAGCTCTGTCTTGGGACTTTTCCCTCCCGTTTTACCTATTTCCCCATTTTTACAGCTTTTCACAGAAAACTTGCTGACGGACGCGACGTAACACACAGAAAATGAGATAGACAACCTCGCATGTTCACATATGATGTATATGATGATATATATGATTTGAGATGATGATATGACAGATATGATGATATATATGATATGAGACGATATGATATATATGatgttcacaaaaaaaaaaaaaaacgactttTTCCTCAAattttcaagaaaaaaaaaaaaactcacttcCTGACAGGAGGTACAGGCCGTTGGGATCAATTGCCAGGCTGGTTACAGCATCCAGGTGGGCTACCATGGAATGCACCATTTTACCTGCGGAGGCGAAAACTGACATGACACCAAAACTTGGCATCACTGCGGCAATCTCGTACCCGTGTTGTTGTCGAAGAAGCGAATGTGACGGTCCTCGTGCGCCGTCACGGTCAACGGCAACGTTGGATGGCTCACCACGCAGTTGATCTGCTTGCTCAGGGCACTCGCATCTGACACGAAAATTTTGCGGATTACTCAACTTGAACAGCGACGCTTTGCAGAACAGTCGCGTCACACACGTTACACATTTCACCTTTTGACGTAGAATTTATCGTCTCGCGGATCATTTATGTGACTGAATCCTACGAAATTTTATGTAACATTTCGCCATTACAGTTTCATGTAAAGTTGAATTAATGACTGTAatataatttaaaaaattgaAAACAACTGAAGCAAGAACCTTGCAGTCCACTCCCACGACATACTAGATTATagtgaccatgtcataatcggcaaatcCTACGTAAGAGCCCACCCGCActatccgctaggggcgctacgcATCAAATTTGAACTTTCAATGTGCAGAAGCAGACGTAcgaccatagcagacgacggcaacATTCCCCGTGAAAgctcgtagaatgatgataataagCAGTCTACAACTTTAGCAAGAACGCATATTTTCCTTCGCCATGTGCCCAGGTTTTCGTTTAATTCGAACCCCCGTTTATTTCAAAATATTTTCCCCGTCCAGATGActtcgaattaacgaggttctactgtacagCAATTAAGGAAGCAATAAACAGGccaatgagtagcgccaccgctagcctccaaatgcggcacTGGGATGGGTGTGCGAGCGAGGTGCAAACACACATTGAAGTATTACTTGTACATTATATATTTATAATGCTCTAGAAGAGTTAAAACTTAGTGAGAGGACTCGTATATCCACCCCAACGGAGCACCCCTAAAATATCATTTTTCTCGCAAGACAGAACTTCTTGACATACAAACCCGGATTCTGATCGCTATCCAATCGCAGCACTGGCTTCCCAGTCTCGAGATCGAACAGCACGCAGTGAGACGACGTGTAGGCCACCGTCATTTGGGTCGGATCTGAACGGACAAAGTCCACGGAAGTCGGGATGCCATCACCTGCAACGAGACGTGTTCAACGCCGGGGGGGCCGCACCAGAGGAGaaagaggagggggggggggggcaaacacGGCCGCCACTTACTGGACTCGGACGTGTAGGTGTGTAGGAGGGGGACCTTGCTGAGGGGCGCCCAGAGCCGAACCGTGGCATCACCCGCACACGACAACAGCTGGAGCTTGGCGGCGTGCATCGACAGGCTCCACACTGCATCCGTGTGACCCTTTAGCGTTGCTGACAGCACCCCGGGCTCTGAGAGGTTATCACATAAAGCTCTAATGACGTCTGCAAAATATACTGCATGAACATGCGAAGTGAAACAGACCAAAGGCGTCGTAAGGATCGATGGTAGAGCTGGGCACGTTCCAGCACCGAATCGTGTGGTCCAGTCCTCCGCTGAAGCACTGCTCCCCCGTTGCAGACATTGCCAGGCACAACACGGGACCCCTGCGCGGGATCGCGGTACAGagccgtcatcatcatcgtcaccaCCATCGTCATCAACCATTCCTCATAACGAGCAACTTACACGTGACCTCTAAATGTGTAAACCGGTTCTACATCCAGGGCTGTGGTCCTGAAAGGTGACAAAAATTTCTGTAGTCTCTCCCGGGGATTTCGTAGCGTACATAACCGATAAAACATGGTAGTGCATAGGTAAGgagtgacttttttgggttaaatgcctttctcagattcggggggtaaaaatcgggcactatttttaaatctgtaattcggggagaaatcgggggATAACTGaaccttcgggtgttatcgggtgtttttgtttcccctcttgtctattaagtcatttcctaatctcttttttttttttcttttcttttgcgggatcgtgacctcccagcggtaatccccgaaggcacagacagtgttgacacacatgggtgtattgctgggaacgtaagtgacccattcttacatgcgtTACACGTGACGACTtctgttcgtcttcagtggaaacgtcacttcaGTATTTCATAGTGACCAGaattcggagagaaatcgggtttaacccgaattggtcgggaGTCAGTTCGGGGAGGCAATAActgggcggaatcgggtttaacccgaaaaagtcactccctatgcaTAGGTAAGGCTGTGTCCGCACAGCGGAACAATGGAGGTTTGGccagaaaagagagagagaaagacagaAGGGTGTTGTGGCATGTGGTCCCTTACTTCTTCGCAGGTACGGTCTTTTGTAAATTCCACAGCTTCAAGGTATGGTCCTCGGAGGCTGTAATGAGCACGGGCTCCACCGGATGAAATGCCAATGCCCGAACACTATCGAAGTGGCTGCGGAGAAGTGACCCCCCCCAGTGAACGATGACATTTTATCGACGTCAATGATTTACTGACATGCAGGCTCGACccatttctatttttttctgcATCACCGCTAAGGAACAGATCAACGTCCCATCGCGATTAACTGGACGTTAAGAGTTTCACACATTTGGATTGTAAAACGGAGGATTAAGATGCGTTTAGAAACGACCTGCTTACCTTCGTAGAGTGTACTTGGCATTCCATGTTTTCCTAAATGATTCCTTTGTTGCAGAAATCTAGTGAAAAATAAagttttttaaaaaaagtttTATCAATCAGGTCCGCCTGACAAAAGCTGGGCTTACGTCGTAGCCTGATTCTGCCTCGTTGTTGACTGTAAGGCCTGCCAACTCCCCGAGACCCAGGGCAGCGTCGATGTTGTCCTCATCCACTCCTGGGCCTCCCATCAGTGGACGTCGGGAGCCTGGAACGATAACGCCGAGGCTGTCATCTACGGTTGTTCTCGATTTTAGCGCATGCATCGTCAGCAACCAGATGTTCAACTTGATTGTACGGATTGCCAATGCACAAACACGATGAAAAACGAAGACCCCCCATTTGAGAACAGTTAGTTCGCAGAATCCGAAAAAAAGATTCTCCAGAAGAATCTGAATTAACAAAAGTCTGTCCCTTTAATGCGTCCCAGATACGACCCGCAACACAGAGGTTAATACCCTGGTCTTGTCCTCCCAAATTTGACTTGTATTCTTGCATGCCACACTTAAGCTCATAAAATCAATACAGACTATCAGTGCTGggaagaaaggacaacacgCGCGCATGTGTTGTGTTATCCACTTATTCCAGCACTGCTTTTAACATGCTTTCAAAACAAGCTCATGTTCCAACATGCCATTATGTTCACGGCAGGGGCGGGCAGTagtagtaatactttgtattgtaATACCATATCCGTAATACTTTTGAGCATTCGTATCATGAATTGCAATACTCGTTCTCTAAATGTGTTTATATCTGTATTaaagaacacaaaacacacacTGAAGTACTATTACATGTacattatatttatttatatttatatatatatttataataCTCTAGAAGGTGTACAACTTAGTGAAAGGTGCCAAGTCCAACCTGCAGAGCGTCACTGGCGCAGTTCTTCGCTACAATTTTCCGAGGCCAGTGTCCCACAATTGTttggtcacaaaaaaaggcaccTACCATTCTCCTAAGCTAAAACGTGACCGGAGAATGATtgattgatgattgattgattgatacaCAATACACAAATAGTGTGAGTCTCTGCTTTTGCCTTTTCAAAGACCAAGTTGCGTGTCTATGTATTCTTAGTATTGCAAGCATGATGCACAGACGTATTAGCATTGTAAGAGCTCAGAATCAATGTATTAGCATTACAATACTTATTTTTGGCAAGTATTTGTATTACAATACAAAATATTGGAATTCCTGCCCACCACCTGTTCGTGGAAGCGGTAATTCAGAGGAGTTCATACCCTTCCCCCCCCGTTCAAgccacaaacaacaacaacttccttGACGAAAACCAGAGACTGggaaacagacgacacaacaaaaagtctcaaacacagcttgtgtcgtctgttttttgtctctttcccagtctcgggttttcgtcatggatcttagccaccagctcgcttgctttttaaccattttatctgtaacAACTTCCTGCGGCACCTCGAGCCACCCAATCGACCGATCTGACCAATCAGAAACCtaccgccgtcgtctgcttctgcacCGTCCAGATAGTTATCGAGCGCAAGACGGCGCACCACAATCGCAGGAGCTGGGCCACCGTTCCAGCTATCCACGGAGTCTCCTTCGGAAGGAGCGTTCCCAGTGGCGTGTTCAGCCTTGGGAGCGTTGGGAGATTCCTCCGTGGCGCCCGGAGGGGTCGACAGAGAGGCCAGCATGGCTTGCAAGGCTGACCGCTTGGGTCCTGAAGCAGCAGCCAGTgtgcaggcaggcaggcaaggGGACAggaaggtggtggtgatggtggtcatgcatgggagaggggggggCCAAACAATGTCATAGAGCGGTGTTTTCTTGCATGCAGGGGGTTATAATTTATATCTCAGCAGCGGCATTATGAGTCACGGGCTTGCTGTAGCTCCCTGCATGTTCCATTACGTTCAAAGAAAGTGATAGTTCCTAGCAAGGACATCGTGTCCTTGCCTGTTCATTCCCTGCTATGTCTGCTAGTTCCTGTTGGGCTCATTTGTGTGTAAGGAATTCAGAGATAAACTTTGCAGCTGTTTCCATACTTTGTGCACTCTTCATGTACTTTCTGGTAGTGTACTTCTACAGTAGAACGTTAGCACGTAGAAACCGATGAGGGTCGGATTATTCGACTCATCCTAGTTTCTTAATGACCGCCCAAATACTGCATAAAATGCAGAAACAATTCGAAGTGTATGTTTCACTCCCTGTACTTTCTGTTGTGCTTTATCGAACTCCCATTCCTTGAACGGAGaaggggggaaaaaaaattgcACCAATCAATCCTAATACATAATCTTTTTAACATGCATTGATTTCCTTTTGCAGCTCAACCCTGACTAACCAAGAGTAGTTTAAGTAGCAGACCAGCCAGTTAACAACAGCGTCATGCAATGTGCGACCCGATAAACGGCATACGAGTGATAAGCATTAAATCATCGCGCTAAGCACAAACACTTCATGCACGCGTTGATGAAGAGCAACATACTCTCCGCAAACTTATACACAGCATCTTGCTTGCACAGTTCACTTTACGCCAGTCAAAACAGTCGACTCTAATTTCAGAAAAATGAGTCACAATGCTAAAAACAAGTACGATAAATGACACATATGCAACAATGAACTGAGCATGCAGTCAAGAAGGAAATGCAGGACAGGAGTTGAAGCAACTCAGGTGAAGTTTGGAAAGGAAAGAGACCTACTggcaggagaaaaaaaacaaaaaaaaaaaaaaaggcggaaCACAATTTGCCTCAGAATAAAAGTACTTTTATTTAACTCCTATCAATCAATTCTATTCCGATTCAGCCAACTGTCGTGCGTGAATGAGGTTTCTGCTTGAGACcaattaccgtatttactcgcgtaatttgcgccatcgcataatttgcgcacccccactTTTTCACTAAAAAAGTTGTGAAAATAAaaactcgcataatttgcgcacccctacTTTCGTGCGcaacagaggtcgttcccctcTGACGCTCTCGCGTCGCGGGGCGCATgctgctccttctttcgaaa contains:
- the LOC135397180 gene encoding rRNA-processing protein FCF1 homolog — its product is MPKATKTRKFAQMKRMISLRDQRLKEKDRLPPKKPKKEDPHVVKVTEAPQYSSALFFKYNTQLGPPFRVLVDTNFVNFSVKNKLDVIQSMMDCLYAKCIPYVTDCVIGELERLGAKYRVALRIAKDPRFVRLPCMHKGIYADDCLVDRVTQHKCYIVATCDKDLKRRIRKIPGVPIMYIYQKRYSIERMPDAYGAPRV
- the LOC135397179 gene encoding striatin-3-like isoform X1; the protein is MMDEGPSTQNHTGQLGPPSGSLGVGGKMTQEDQNQRPQYSIPGILHFIQHEWARFEMERAQWDVERAELQARIAFLQGERKGQENLKNDLIRRIKMLEFALKQERVKLHKLKYEADPNPAELKAPVFDDMSKDEPMDGETLITSNSNVSWKQGRQLLRQYLQEIGYTDTILDVRSARVRTLLGLSGGNAGGALDDKQHHVTVNGGGTAGEQQLKRPSDTQRRVPGKKMPNVAENTLLDAEASVLATFDFLSTENVDMEDEDENFSDEMEDATSADDEAEERMDSRRIKSKTMGSGDELGEADTENVLTEFDYLGPDSGEGSREVRNQGDGSNWARLAISPLFRSFWLVLRQQDQQQGPKRSALQAMLASLSTPPGATEESPNAPKAEHATGNAPSEGDSVDSWNGGPAPAIVVRRLALDNYLDGAEADDGGSRRPLMGGPGVDEDNIDAALGLGELAGLTVNNEAESGYDISATKESFRKTWNAKYTLRSHFDSVRALAFHPVEPVLITASEDHTLKLWNLQKTVPAKKTTALDVEPVYTFRGHVGPVLCLAMSATGEQCFSGGLDHTIRCWNVPSSTIDPYDAFEPGVLSATLKGHTDAVWSLSMHAAKLQLLSCAGDATVRLWAPLSKVPLLHTYTSESSDGIPTSVDFVRSDPTQMTVAYTSSHCVLFDLETGKPVLRLDSDQNPDASALSKQINCVVSHPTLPLTVTAHEDRHIRFFDNNTGKMVHSMVAHLDAVTSLAIDPNGLYLLSGSHDCSIRLWNLDNKTCVQEITSHRKKFDEAIFDVAFHPSKPYIASAGADALAKVFV
- the LOC135397179 gene encoding striatin-3-like isoform X2, which produces MMDEGPSTQNHTGQLGPPSGSLGVGGKMTQEDQNQRPQYSIPGILHFIQHEWARFEMERAQWDVERAELQARIAFLQGERKGQENLKNDLIRRIKMLEFALKQERVKLHKLKYEADPNPAELKAPVFDDMSKDEPMDGETLITSNSNVSWKQGRQLLRQYLQEIGYTDTILDVRSARVRTLLGLSGGNAGGALDDKQHHVTVNGGGTAGEQQLKRPSDTQRRVPGKKMPNVAENTLLDAEASVLATFDFLSTENVDMEDEDENFSDEMEDATSADDEAEERMDSRRIKSKTMGSGDELGEADTENVLTEFDYLGPDSGEGSREVRNQGDGSNWGPKRSALQAMLASLSTPPGATEESPNAPKAEHATGNAPSEGDSVDSWNGGPAPAIVVRRLALDNYLDGAEADDGGSRRPLMGGPGVDEDNIDAALGLGELAGLTVNNEAESGYDISATKESFRKTWNAKYTLRSHFDSVRALAFHPVEPVLITASEDHTLKLWNLQKTVPAKKTTALDVEPVYTFRGHVGPVLCLAMSATGEQCFSGGLDHTIRCWNVPSSTIDPYDAFEPGVLSATLKGHTDAVWSLSMHAAKLQLLSCAGDATVRLWAPLSKVPLLHTYTSESSDGIPTSVDFVRSDPTQMTVAYTSSHCVLFDLETGKPVLRLDSDQNPDASALSKQINCVVSHPTLPLTVTAHEDRHIRFFDNNTGKMVHSMVAHLDAVTSLAIDPNGLYLLSGSHDCSIRLWNLDNKTCVQEITSHRKKFDEAIFDVAFHPSKPYIASAGADALAKVFV
- the LOC135397179 gene encoding striatin-3-like isoform X4; amino-acid sequence: MMDEGPSTQNHTGQLGPPSGSLGVGGKMTQEDQNQRPQYSIPGILHFIQHEWARFEMERAQWDVERAELQARIAFLQGERKGQENLKNDLIRRIKMLEFALKQERVKLHKLKYEADPNPAELKAPVFDDMSKDEPMDGETLITSNSNVSWKQGRQLLRQYLQEIGYTDTILDVRSARVRTLLGLSGGNAGGALDDKQHHVTVNGGGTAGEQQLKRPSDTQRRVPGKKMPNVAENTLLDAEASVLATFDFLSTENVDMEDEDENFSDEMEDATSADDEAEERMDSRRIKSKTMGSGDELGEADTENVLTEFDYLGPDSGEGSREVRNQGDGSNWGSRRPLMGGPGVDEDNIDAALGLGELAGLTVNNEAESGYDISATKESFRKTWNAKYTLRSHFDSVRALAFHPVEPVLITASEDHTLKLWNLQKTVPAKKTTALDVEPVYTFRGHVGPVLCLAMSATGEQCFSGGLDHTIRCWNVPSSTIDPYDAFEPGVLSATLKGHTDAVWSLSMHAAKLQLLSCAGDATVRLWAPLSKVPLLHTYTSESSDGIPTSVDFVRSDPTQMTVAYTSSHCVLFDLETGKPVLRLDSDQNPDASALSKQINCVVSHPTLPLTVTAHEDRHIRFFDNNTGKMVHSMVAHLDAVTSLAIDPNGLYLLSGSHDCSIRLWNLDNKTCVQEITSHRKKFDEAIFDVAFHPSKPYIASAGADALAKVFV
- the LOC135397179 gene encoding striatin-3-like isoform X5; amino-acid sequence: MMDEGPSTQNHTGQLGPPSGSLGVGGKMTQEDQNQRPQYSIPGILHFIQHEWARFEMERAQWDVERAELQARIAFLQGERKGQENLKNDLIRRIKMLEFALKQERVKLHKLKYEADPNPAELKAPVFDDMSKDEPMDGETLITSNSNVSWKQGRQLLRQYLQEIGYTDTILDVRSARVRTLLGLSGGNAGGALDDKQHHVTVNGGGTAGEQQLKRPSDTQRRVPGKKMPNVAENTLLDAEASVLATFDFLSTENVDMEDEDENFSDEMEDATSADDEAEERMDSRRIKSKTMGSGDELGEADTENVLTEFDYLGPDSGEGSREVRNQGDGSNWEGSSEGGSDEDDDDVEGDWRPREISQMVEQYRAERKPKHKGASQRPKRSALQAMLASLSTPPGATEESPNAPKAEHATGNAPSEGDSVDSWNGGPAPAIVVRRLALDNYLDGAEADDGGSRRPLMGGPGVDEDNIDAALGLGELAGLTVNNEAESGYDISATKESFRKTWNAKYTLRSHFDSVRALAFHPVEPVLITASEDHTLKLWNLQKTVPAKKTTALDVEPVYTFRGHVGPVLCLAMSATGEQCFSGGLDHTIRCWNVPSSTIDPYDAFEPGVLSATLKGHTDAVWSLSMHAAKLQLLSCAGDATVRLWAPLSKVPLLHTYTSESSDGIPTSVDFVRSDPTQMTVAYTSSHCVLFDLETGKPVLRLDSDQNPDASALSKQINCVVSHPTLPLTVTAHEDRHIRFFDNNTGKMVHSMVAHLDAVTSLAIDPNGLYLLSGSHDCSIRLWNLDNKTCVQEITSHRKKFDEAIFDVAFHPSKPYIASAGADALAKVFV
- the LOC135397179 gene encoding striatin-3-like isoform X3, which codes for MVLDRSDVLVCGEEQCTWRRRNVKRGVKLHKLKYEADPNPAELKAPVFDDMSKDEPMDGETLITSNSNVSWKQGRQLLRQYLQEIGYTDTILDVRSARVRTLLGLSGGNAGGALDDKQHHVTVNGGGTAGEQQLKRPSDTQRRVPGKKMPNVAENTLLDAEASVLATFDFLSTENVDMEDEDENFSDEMEDATSADDEAEERMDSRRIKSKTMGSGDELGEADTENVLTEFDYLGPDSGEGSREVRNQGDGSNWEGSSEGGSDEDDDDVEGDWRPREISQMVEQYRAERKPKHKGASQRPKRSALQAMLASLSTPPGATEESPNAPKAEHATGNAPSEGDSVDSWNGGPAPAIVVRRLALDNYLDGAEADDGGSRRPLMGGPGVDEDNIDAALGLGELAGLTVNNEAESGYDISATKESFRKTWNAKYTLRSHFDSVRALAFHPVEPVLITASEDHTLKLWNLQKTVPAKKTTALDVEPVYTFRGHVGPVLCLAMSATGEQCFSGGLDHTIRCWNVPSSTIDPYDAFEPGVLSATLKGHTDAVWSLSMHAAKLQLLSCAGDATVRLWAPLSKVPLLHTYTSESSDGIPTSVDFVRSDPTQMTVAYTSSHCVLFDLETGKPVLRLDSDQNPDASALSKQINCVVSHPTLPLTVTAHEDRHIRFFDNNTGKMVHSMVAHLDAVTSLAIDPNGLYLLSGSHDCSIRLWNLDNKTCVQEITSHRKKFDEAIFDVAFHPSKPYIASAGADALAKVFV